A window of the Nyctibius grandis isolate bNycGra1 chromosome 9, bNycGra1.pri, whole genome shotgun sequence genome harbors these coding sequences:
- the TANK gene encoding TRAF family member-associated NF-kappa-B activator, whose protein sequence is MDKNIGEQLNKAYEAYRQACMDRDHAVKELQQKTENYMQQICEQQEKIELQNSIIAKLKSQLAALNANRGNAHPYILMHEDIETSNLSFSQLAEKLNMAKQREKLLKEQLEGESMKLKQLEDKNNQKERKLISIISDQEDKIRTLKSKLKELNEAQKGIQMPTYKREVKCKKVVPDKPELSLGISGISPMPERENLETIFQDMKEECHRICMLAREQTDQLSKFKIKPEPETEIQFSMPIQCTDKTDEQAEELFKPRVIKDINRGASCITSITPRGVGQDEDNNSVESLSKFNVKFPPTDNDSAFLQSTQEKPTVPCSGIAENMLQDHNFNLEHRGSAVNLSKLEPNSFEAHGVDLMTSALPSLTTVDKTNPPNHANMPIEKTRDTGFTFVPKHTNHGVPEVMFSSLEVAGTTIRGPHQLVWQPRDNDLLAQAYTASELNQCGICEFCREVFPPSITSKEDFLRHLNSHFKVQS, encoded by the exons ACAGAAAACTACATGCAGCAAATATGtgaacagcaggaaaagatAGAGCTTCAAAACAGCATTATTGCAAAACTGAAATCGCAGTTAGCTGCTCTGAATGCTAATAGAG gcaatgCGCATCCCTACATTCTGATGCATGAAGACATTGAAACCTCCAACTTATCTTTCAGCCAGCTTGCTGAAAAACTGAACATggcaaagcaaagagaaaaactcTTAAAG GAACAGTTAGAAGGTGAGAGCATGAAGTTGAAGCAACTTGAGGACAAAAACAAtcaaaaggaaaggaagcttATATCTATTATTTCTGACCaagaagataaaataagaactctgaaaagcaaattgAAAGAATTAAATGAAGCACAAAAGGGTATACAGATGCCAACATATAAAAGGGAG GTGAAATGTAAGAAAGTTGTTCCAGATAAGCCTGAATTATCTCTAGGGATCTCTGGTATTTCTCCTATGCCTGAAAG GGAGAATCTGGAGACTATTTTCCAGGACATGAAAGAAGAGTGTCATCGAATATGTATGCTAGCCAGAGAACAAACAGACCAACTGAGTAAATTTAAGATAAAGCCAGAACCTGAAACTG aaatacagttttccaTGCCAATACAGTGTACTGATAAAACTGATGAACAAGCAGAAGAGCTTTTCAAGCCTCGGGTTATAAAGGATATAAATAGAGGTGCATCATGCATCACATCTATCACACCAAGAGGAGTGGGCCAAGATGAGGACAACAACTCTGTAGAATCACTTTCTAAATTTAATGTCAAGTTTCCACCTACAGACAATGACTCTGCTTTCTTGCAGAGCACTCAGGAAAAACCAACAGTTCCTTGTTCTGGTATAGCTGAAAACATGCTTCAAGATCATAATTTCAACCTGGAGCACAGAGGCAGTGCTGTTAACCTCAGTAAATTGGAACCTAACTCATTTGAAGCTCATGGAGTTGATCTCATGACCTCAGCTTTACCAAGCTTAACTACTGTTgacaaaacaaaccccccaaaTCATGCAAACATGCCCATAGAAAAAACCCGTGACACTGGTTTCACATTTGTACCTAAGCACACAAACCACGGTGTACCTGaagtaatgttttcttctttagaagTTGCTGGGACAACCATCAGAGGTCCTCATCAG ctCGTTTGGCAGCCTCGAGACAATGATTTGCTGGCACAAGCTTATACAGCCTCTGAACTGAATCAGTGTGGAATATGCGAATTCTGTCGAGAAGTTTTCCCACCATCTATAACATCTAAGGAAGATTTTCTTCGGCATCTGAATTCCCACTTTAAAGTACAATCTTAA